A genome region from Sphingobacteriaceae bacterium GW460-11-11-14-LB5 includes the following:
- a CDS encoding translational GTPase TypA: MQKIRNIAIIAHVDHGKTTLVDKILHSCSIFRDNEQTGDLILDNNDLERERGITIVSKNVSVQYKDVKINIIDTPGHADFGGEVERVLKMADGVLLLCDAFEGAMPQTRFVTQKALALGLKPIVVVNKVDKENCRPEEVYEQIFELFFNLEATEDQLDFPVIYGSSKQGWMSTDWKVPTTDIFALLDAVVANIPPAPINDGTLQMQITSLDYSSFVGRIAIGRVHRGTIKENQPVTLIKRDGKIVKSRVKELYTFEGLGKIRTSEVSSGDICAVVGIDGFDIGDTIADFEAPEQLPVISIDEPTMNMLFTINNSPFFGKEGKLVTSQRIKERLYKEMEKNLALKVVETASPDAWLVYGRGILHLSVLIETMRREGYEIQVGQPQVIIKEIDGKKHEPIETLIVDVPGEVSGKVIELVTQRKGELLIMEPKGDLQHLEFEIPARGIIGLRNNVLTATAGEAIMAHRFKAYEPWKGTIPGRLNGVLVSMEKGQTTAYSIDKLQDRGRFFIDPGTDVYEGQIMGEHIRDNDLVVNVVKGKALTNMRASGTDDNTRIAPAIKFSLEEAMEYIQADEYIEVTPQSMRLRKIFLTEQERKVKGKQFA, from the coding sequence ATGCAAAAGATTAGAAATATAGCTATTATAGCACACGTTGACCACGGCAAAACTACTTTGGTTGATAAGATTTTACATTCTTGTTCTATTTTTCGTGACAACGAACAAACAGGAGATTTGATATTGGATAACAACGATTTAGAGCGCGAGCGTGGTATCACGATTGTATCTAAAAACGTATCGGTTCAATACAAAGACGTAAAAATTAACATTATTGACACTCCTGGTCACGCGGATTTCGGCGGTGAGGTAGAGCGTGTTTTGAAAATGGCAGATGGTGTACTTTTACTTTGCGATGCTTTTGAAGGTGCAATGCCTCAAACGCGTTTCGTAACGCAAAAAGCTTTGGCCCTTGGTTTAAAACCAATTGTGGTAGTAAACAAAGTGGATAAAGAAAACTGTCGCCCGGAAGAGGTTTACGAGCAGATTTTCGAATTGTTCTTTAACCTTGAAGCCACTGAAGATCAATTGGATTTCCCGGTAATTTACGGTTCATCTAAACAAGGATGGATGAGTACCGACTGGAAAGTACCCACTACTGATATCTTCGCTTTATTAGATGCGGTTGTGGCTAATATTCCACCTGCACCAATTAACGACGGTACTTTGCAAATGCAGATCACTTCGTTAGATTATTCATCTTTCGTTGGTCGTATCGCAATTGGTCGTGTACACCGTGGTACAATTAAAGAAAACCAACCGGTTACTTTAATTAAACGCGATGGTAAAATTGTAAAATCAAGAGTAAAAGAACTTTATACTTTCGAAGGTTTAGGAAAAATCCGTACTTCAGAAGTAAGTTCAGGTGATATTTGTGCGGTTGTAGGTATTGATGGATTTGATATTGGCGATACTATTGCTGATTTCGAAGCACCAGAACAATTACCGGTGATCAGCATTGATGAGCCAACCATGAACATGTTGTTCACCATTAATAACTCTCCATTTTTTGGTAAAGAAGGTAAATTAGTAACCTCTCAGCGTATTAAAGAACGTTTATACAAAGAGATGGAGAAAAACTTAGCTTTAAAAGTTGTTGAAACAGCTTCTCCAGACGCCTGGTTAGTTTATGGTCGTGGTATTCTCCATTTATCTGTATTAATCGAAACGATGCGTCGTGAAGGTTATGAGATTCAGGTAGGTCAGCCTCAGGTTATCATTAAAGAAATTGATGGTAAAAAACATGAGCCAATTGAAACTTTAATCGTTGATGTTCCGGGAGAAGTTTCTGGTAAAGTAATCGAATTGGTAACTCAACGTAAAGGTGAGTTGTTAATTATGGAGCCAAAAGGCGATTTACAACACTTAGAATTCGAAATTCCGGCACGTGGTATCATTGGTTTACGTAATAACGTTTTAACTGCTACAGCAGGAGAAGCGATTATGGCACACCGTTTCAAAGCTTACGAGCCTTGGAAAGGTACAATCCCAGGTCGTTTAAATGGTGTATTGGTTTCAATGGAAAAAGGACAAACTACAGCTTATTCAATTGATAAGTTACAAGATAGAGGTCGTTTCTTCATCGATCCGGGAACTGATGTTTACGAAGGTCAGATTATGGGTGAGCACATCCGTGATAACGATTTAGTGGTAAACGTGGTAAAAGGTAAAGCATTAACCAACATGCGTGCTTCTGGTACTGATGATAACACGCGTATCGCACCAGCAATTAAATTCTCTTTAGAAGAAGCAATGGAATACATCCAGGCTGATGAATATATCGAGGTTACACCGCAAAGCATGCGTTTACGTAAAATCTTCTTAACAGAACAAGAACGTAAAGTTAAAGGAAAGCAATTCGCTTAA
- a CDS encoding lauroyl acyltransferase produces MINKGLSKTGIFLLNMLSLLPLFILYRLADAFYVLIFYVFGYRRKVVRENLVNAFPEKNTIEINAIEKRFYKFLSSLFIEVIKMKSISKKELNKRVKFKNTDLVEAYLKNNESVLFCSSHYGNYEWVCMAIGLNFSGEHFPIYKPLSSEAFDKWFLTMRSKFGNQMVSMRQTLRAIQSNKNKPTMFTFGSDQAPSKDESNYWTSFLNQESSIQLGIEKIAKKTNRPVFYLKINYLKRGYYEVDCVPICLNPAETAEFEITEMHTRFLEDMIKEAPAYWLWSHRRWKYKPEPKVSKVMSNDQNRMDAMA; encoded by the coding sequence ATGATTAATAAAGGGTTATCCAAAACGGGTATATTTTTATTAAATATGCTCTCGCTGTTGCCGCTATTTATTTTATACAGATTGGCGGATGCTTTTTACGTGTTAATATTTTATGTTTTTGGCTACCGCAGGAAAGTGGTTAGGGAAAATCTGGTTAATGCGTTTCCTGAGAAAAATACGATCGAAATCAATGCGATAGAAAAGCGTTTTTATAAATTTTTGTCTTCACTTTTTATTGAAGTAATCAAAATGAAAAGCATTTCTAAAAAAGAATTAAACAAAAGGGTAAAATTTAAAAATACCGATCTGGTAGAAGCTTACCTCAAAAATAATGAAAGTGTACTTTTCTGTTCATCACATTATGGCAATTACGAATGGGTGTGTATGGCAATTGGTTTAAACTTTTCGGGCGAACATTTCCCAATTTATAAACCGTTAAGTAGCGAAGCTTTCGATAAGTGGTTTCTGACCATGAGAAGCAAATTTGGCAACCAAATGGTATCCATGCGCCAAACTTTAAGGGCTATCCAATCCAATAAGAATAAACCAACCATGTTTACCTTTGGCAGCGATCAGGCACCCTCAAAAGACGAATCGAATTACTGGACAAGCTTTTTAAATCAGGAATCTTCTATACAGCTGGGGATTGAGAAAATCGCAAAAAAAACGAACCGCCCGGTTTTTTATCTGAAAATCAATTATTTGAAAAGAGGATATTACGAAGTAGATTGTGTGCCAATCTGTTTAAATCCCGCCGAAACTGCCGAGTTTGAAATTACCGAAATGCATACCCGCTTTTTAGAGGATATGATTAAAGAAGCCCCTGCTTATTGGTTATGGAGCCACCGCAGATGGAAATACAAACCTGAACCAAAGGTTTCAAAAGTGATGTCAAATGATCAGAATAGAATGGATGCCATGGCTTAG
- a CDS encoding lauroyl acyltransferase yields MIKKGISHLGIFFLGVLSLFPLSVLYILADGTYLLLYFVFGYRRKVVRKNLLNAFPDKTLREIITIEKRFYRYLASLVFEIVKMNSISKQEIKRRFVFKNKEQVQAYLDRGQSVLICSAHYGNWEWGTLGIGLNFSADHYPIYKPLTNPTFDNWFKKVRSKFGNQLIAMRQTMRALQASKDKPSMFSFGNDQAPSKDESHYWTSFMHQASSVQLGIEKIAKRTNQPIFYFKINVLKRGFYEVDCVPLCLNPAETAEFEITEMHTRFLEEIIRAKPAYWLWSHRRWKYKPKHQLLFASNEILKQA; encoded by the coding sequence ATGATTAAAAAGGGGATTTCCCATCTGGGAATATTTTTTTTAGGCGTATTATCTTTGTTCCCATTATCTGTTTTATACATACTGGCCGATGGAACTTATCTACTGTTATACTTTGTTTTTGGTTATCGGCGCAAAGTGGTCAGGAAAAACCTGTTAAACGCATTTCCTGATAAAACATTACGAGAGATTATTACGATCGAAAAACGGTTTTACCGTTATCTGGCCTCTCTGGTTTTCGAAATTGTTAAAATGAATAGCATCTCCAAACAAGAGATCAAAAGACGTTTTGTGTTTAAAAACAAAGAACAGGTCCAGGCATATTTAGATCGTGGTCAGAGTGTGTTGATCTGTTCAGCGCATTATGGTAACTGGGAGTGGGGTACTTTGGGCATCGGGCTTAACTTTTCTGCAGATCATTATCCAATTTATAAACCCTTAACAAACCCTACGTTTGATAATTGGTTTAAAAAAGTACGAAGCAAATTTGGCAATCAATTAATTGCCATGCGGCAAACCATGCGGGCTTTGCAGGCGAGTAAAGATAAACCAAGCATGTTTAGTTTTGGGAATGACCAGGCGCCCTCGAAAGACGAATCGCATTACTGGACAAGTTTTATGCATCAGGCCAGTTCTGTTCAGCTGGGGATTGAAAAAATTGCAAAACGCACCAATCAACCAATATTTTATTTTAAAATCAATGTGCTGAAACGCGGTTTTTATGAAGTTGATTGTGTGCCGTTATGTTTAAATCCGGCTGAAACCGCTGAGTTCGAAATTACCGAAATGCATACCCGTTTTTTGGAAGAAATAATCAGGGCAAAGCCAGCGTATTGGTTGTGGAGCCATAGAAGGTGGAAATACAAGCCTAAGCACCAGCTGCTATTTGCTTCAAATGAAATACTAAAGCAGGCATAA
- a CDS encoding protease has translation MGQLSNRTIAVLSESGFEEVELTEPVKRLKEEGATVHIISSKSGKIKAWDHDHWSIDVDVDKTISEANADDYNGLLLPGGVINPDQLRVNEDALAFVKSFFADGKPVAAICHGPQTLINADVVQGRKLTSVKNISQDLINAGALWSDEEVVVDQGLVTSRTPKDLPAFNDKIVEEFAEGVHEGQHA, from the coding sequence ATGGGACAATTAAGTAACCGCACTATTGCTGTACTTTCAGAAAGCGGATTTGAAGAAGTAGAATTAACCGAACCAGTTAAAAGGTTAAAAGAAGAGGGCGCAACCGTTCACATTATCTCCTCAAAAAGCGGAAAAATAAAAGCCTGGGACCACGATCACTGGTCGATAGATGTGGATGTTGATAAAACCATTTCGGAAGCAAATGCCGATGATTACAACGGTTTACTTTTACCGGGTGGCGTAATTAATCCTGATCAGTTACGCGTTAACGAAGATGCCCTGGCTTTTGTAAAGTCTTTTTTTGCTGATGGAAAGCCTGTTGCTGCGATTTGCCACGGCCCACAGACTTTAATCAACGCAGATGTTGTTCAAGGAAGAAAACTGACTTCAGTAAAGAATATTTCACAGGATTTAATTAACGCAGGCGCACTTTGGTCGGATGAGGAAGTAGTGGTAGACCAGGGTTTGGTTACAAGCCGTACACCAAAAGATTTACCTGCTTTTAACGATAAAATTGTAGAGGAATTTGCCGAGGGTGTTCATGAGGGGCAGCATGCCTAA
- a CDS encoding glycosyl transferase — MPKLTVITIVYNNVRDIERTIQSVLNQSYKKIEYIVIDGASTDGTLQVVQRYEDRITKIVSEPDKGIYDAMNKGLALATGDYVLFMNSGDEIYDKHTVEDVFATAPGADIYYGETEMYNDNWENLGRRRHEAPEEFDWTSFKYGMNISHQAIYIRRSIITPYDLTYRYSADIDWIIKAAKKASNIVNVHRYVAKYLVGGMSKKKHRESLKERFKIFTKYYGLVPNIFNHIIIAGNLALYFVKHRRTND, encoded by the coding sequence TTGCCAAAGCTAACTGTCATCACCATTGTTTACAATAATGTTCGAGATATCGAACGTACCATTCAGTCTGTCCTCAATCAGAGCTATAAAAAAATTGAATATATTGTAATAGATGGAGCCTCTACCGATGGTACTTTGCAAGTTGTGCAGCGTTACGAAGATCGGATTACAAAAATTGTATCCGAACCCGATAAAGGCATTTATGATGCCATGAACAAAGGTTTGGCACTAGCTACTGGCGATTATGTTTTATTCATGAATTCAGGCGATGAGATTTACGATAAACATACGGTAGAAGATGTTTTTGCTACAGCTCCTGGTGCCGACATTTATTACGGCGAAACCGAAATGTACAATGATAATTGGGAAAATTTAGGTCGCAGAAGGCATGAAGCGCCTGAAGAATTCGACTGGACGAGTTTTAAGTATGGCATGAACATCAGCCACCAAGCCATTTATATCCGACGAAGCATTATTACCCCTTACGATTTAACTTATCGGTATAGTGCCGATATTGATTGGATTATCAAAGCGGCAAAAAAGGCTTCGAATATTGTAAACGTTCACCGCTATGTGGCCAAGTATCTGGTTGGTGGAATGAGCAAGAAAAAACACCGCGAAAGTTTAAAAGAACGCTTTAAAATCTTTACTAAATATTATGGTTTAGTACCCAATATTTTTAATCATATCATTATTGCGGGCAATTTGGCCTTGTATTTTGTAAAACACCGCAGAACCAACGATTAG
- a CDS encoding glycosyl transferase family 1, producing the protein MIDLKVVHLNTYDGNGGAGRACLRLSDALKTSGIDSKVLVYYKFGQNPKIDTFSKSPFQKARAVYNILSERYFAKWLSKSIKTPFSLQWFGRSVINHPDVKNADVIHLHWVNHGFLNPKFLAQLDELEKPIVWTFHDSNAFTGGCHVRYGCENFHQQCGNCPILKISGKNDISHKTWLRKQKAYGELNFHIVAPSKWMAASVKFSSLLGTRKATVIPNTIETKIFKPYVKSEAKKILKINPDKFVLMSGFMPSKNDKHKGTPYLIEALEILSRRAGIQKENIELVIFGNKENAEMPEFPFKTTFLGTINKDDHLAKCYSAADAFITPSLEDNLPNTVMESLSCATPVVAFTTGGIPDMVKHMQNGYLAEYQNAEDLANGIEWLYHRPNKEEIQKAARLSILTDFSEEVIAAEHIHLYETLIDLQPK; encoded by the coding sequence TTGATTGATTTGAAAGTAGTACACCTAAATACCTACGATGGAAATGGCGGAGCAGGACGTGCCTGTTTGCGCTTAAGTGATGCCTTAAAGACTAGTGGAATCGATTCAAAAGTATTGGTTTACTATAAATTTGGTCAAAATCCGAAAATAGATACCTTTAGCAAATCGCCTTTTCAAAAAGCCAGGGCCGTTTATAACATCCTATCTGAAAGATATTTTGCCAAATGGCTCAGCAAATCGATAAAAACCCCTTTCAGTTTGCAGTGGTTTGGCCGTTCGGTAATTAACCATCCAGATGTTAAAAATGCTGATGTTATCCATTTACATTGGGTAAACCACGGCTTTTTAAATCCTAAGTTTTTAGCACAGCTCGACGAACTGGAAAAGCCAATTGTGTGGACTTTTCACGATAGCAACGCTTTTACAGGAGGCTGTCATGTGCGTTATGGATGCGAAAACTTTCATCAACAATGCGGTAATTGTCCGATTTTGAAAATCAGTGGTAAAAATGATATTTCGCACAAAACCTGGTTGCGAAAACAGAAAGCTTACGGTGAATTAAATTTCCATATCGTGGCGCCGAGCAAGTGGATGGCAGCTTCGGTAAAGTTCAGCAGTTTATTGGGTACCAGAAAAGCTACAGTAATCCCCAATACCATAGAAACGAAAATTTTCAAGCCTTACGTTAAATCAGAGGCTAAAAAAATCCTGAAGATCAATCCAGATAAATTTGTGTTGATGAGTGGATTTATGCCTTCGAAAAACGACAAACATAAAGGAACCCCCTATTTAATCGAAGCGTTAGAAATTTTATCGCGCAGGGCTGGCATACAAAAAGAAAATATCGAACTCGTTATTTTCGGAAATAAGGAAAATGCAGAAATGCCTGAGTTCCCCTTCAAAACCACTTTTTTAGGCACGATAAACAAAGATGATCATTTAGCGAAATGTTATTCGGCAGCAGATGCATTTATTACACCCTCGTTAGAAGATAACCTGCCCAATACCGTGATGGAAAGTTTATCCTGCGCTACCCCTGTTGTTGCTTTTACCACGGGTGGGATTCCGGATATGGTTAAACATATGCAAAATGGCTATCTGGCCGAATACCAGAATGCTGAAGATCTGGCAAACGGTATTGAGTGGCTTTACCATCGCCCAAATAAAGAAGAAATCCAAAAAGCAGCCAGATTAAGTATTTTAACAGATTTCTCAGAAGAAGTAATTGCTGCAGAGCATATCCATCTATACGAAACGTTGATTGATTTACAGCCGAAATAA
- a CDS encoding peptidase S41 has protein sequence MIKSLLKSLATFAFLLPIHSLAYSQTYFAAYPALTPDAQTIVFSYDGDIWKVPVKGGVASRITAMQGEEINPKISPDGKWMAFSSNQFGNYDVYIMPLAGGDIKQLTFNDAADEVDNWGWDSKTIYFTSGRYNSFSSYKVSVNGGTAVRLFDNYFNTTHHIAESPTGELFFSDTWESYRFANRKHYKGAYNPDIQSYNPKSKSYKRYTDYIGKDFWTSVDQKGNIFFVSDEGNEEYNLYTFIGGKKTSLTNFDTSIKRPFVSANGTTVVFEKDYQLYTYDVASKKTEKININTSRNQVLSKEQEYDVRGNISAFDVSTDGKKMAFISRGEVFVSDAEGKFVRKITNSGERALECKWLADNKTILFSQTANGYQNWFTITGDGKGSVKQLTKDKANVRDITLNKTKTMAVYLSGRNELKLMDLKTFDAKTLVTDEFWALQNAAPSFSPNDEYVLFTVYRNFEQDIMVHNIKGNKTINLTNTGVTETGPAWSPDGKYIFFTSARTKPSYPTGMANAHIYRMALNNYDEPYRSDKFDDLFKETKPTPTEVKPAVPEKKNDKKAKTDTTKKKTEVKPTPKPANVITINTQDILDRIELVGPAFGGQFGTDAFAKGDKTYVFYASNHEGGAPGLYRTTIEPFEANKTEKVADGGDYSIISAGDKFFVLSRGVINKYSLESNKLDRVDHGYKFTRNLNAEFNQMFYETWVGLDENFYDEKFHGVDWDKMRTRYAAYLPYVNNRSDLRILLNDMLGELNSSHMGFNSAGAEERKNLTYITNETGIIFDNENPLKVERIAAKSNAARTGTNILAGDILTEVNGVKVDEKIDRDYYFSKPSLDREMTLTFKRNGKDVFVNVHPESSGTLRGNLYDEWITQNHKNVDKWSNNRIAYSYMKNMGGGELETFLLDMVAQEENKEAIILDLRYNTGGNVHDDVLKFLSQRPYLQWKYRGGKMAPQSNFGPAAKPIVLLINEQSLSDAEMTAAGFKQLKLGKIIGTETYRWIIFTSAKGLVDGSSYRLPSWGCYTMDGKNIEKEGVKPDIFVKNTFEDRLADKDPQLEKAVAEILKDLK, from the coding sequence ATGATCAAATCCCTGTTGAAATCGCTTGCAACATTCGCATTTTTGTTGCCCATTCATTCCTTAGCCTACAGCCAAACCTACTTTGCGGCATACCCTGCTTTAACGCCCGATGCACAAACAATAGTATTCAGCTATGATGGTGATATCTGGAAAGTACCGGTAAAAGGAGGTGTAGCTTCGAGGATTACTGCCATGCAGGGAGAAGAAATTAACCCTAAAATATCTCCTGACGGAAAGTGGATGGCCTTTTCATCCAATCAGTTTGGCAATTATGATGTATATATTATGCCTTTGGCAGGTGGCGATATTAAACAATTAACTTTTAACGATGCTGCCGATGAAGTAGACAATTGGGGCTGGGATTCAAAAACAATTTATTTCACCTCCGGACGATATAACTCTTTTTCAAGCTATAAAGTAAGTGTAAACGGTGGTACGGCCGTCCGTTTATTCGATAATTACTTCAATACGACGCATCACATTGCCGAATCGCCAACGGGTGAACTCTTTTTCAGCGATACCTGGGAGAGTTACCGCTTTGCTAACCGCAAGCATTACAAAGGTGCCTATAATCCCGATATCCAATCGTACAACCCGAAATCGAAAAGTTATAAACGTTATACCGATTACATCGGAAAAGATTTCTGGACTAGTGTTGATCAAAAAGGGAATATCTTTTTTGTATCAGATGAAGGCAATGAAGAATACAATCTATACACTTTTATTGGTGGAAAGAAAACAAGCCTGACCAATTTCGATACTTCCATTAAGCGGCCTTTTGTTTCGGCCAATGGAACCACAGTGGTGTTTGAAAAGGATTATCAGTTATATACTTACGATGTAGCTTCAAAGAAAACAGAGAAAATCAACATCAATACCTCACGTAATCAGGTATTGAGTAAAGAGCAGGAATATGATGTCCGTGGCAACATTTCAGCATTTGATGTTTCTACTGATGGCAAAAAGATGGCTTTTATTTCGCGTGGAGAGGTGTTTGTAAGTGATGCAGAGGGGAAATTTGTACGCAAGATTACCAACAGTGGCGAACGTGCCTTAGAATGTAAATGGCTGGCCGATAATAAAACGATTCTGTTCAGCCAAACTGCTAACGGTTATCAAAACTGGTTTACCATTACCGGCGATGGTAAAGGGTCGGTAAAACAGCTTACCAAAGACAAGGCAAACGTGCGCGATATCACCTTAAATAAAACCAAAACCATGGCAGTATACCTGAGTGGAAGAAACGAGCTCAAGCTAATGGATCTTAAAACTTTCGACGCAAAGACATTGGTAACCGACGAATTTTGGGCTTTACAAAATGCTGCACCAAGTTTTTCGCCAAATGACGAATATGTGCTTTTTACCGTTTACCGAAATTTCGAGCAGGATATTATGGTGCACAACATTAAAGGCAATAAAACCATTAACTTAACCAATACAGGTGTTACTGAAACTGGTCCGGCATGGTCGCCAGATGGCAAGTATATTTTCTTTACCAGTGCCCGTACCAAGCCCTCTTATCCAACCGGAATGGCCAATGCGCACATTTACCGCATGGCATTGAACAATTACGATGAGCCTTACCGCTCTGATAAGTTCGACGATCTGTTTAAAGAAACCAAACCCACGCCAACAGAAGTTAAACCTGCAGTACCTGAGAAGAAAAACGATAAAAAAGCAAAAACAGATACAACCAAAAAGAAAACTGAAGTAAAACCTACGCCTAAACCAGCAAATGTAATTACCATTAATACACAGGATATTTTAGATCGCATAGAGCTGGTTGGCCCTGCATTTGGAGGTCAATTCGGAACAGATGCTTTTGCCAAAGGCGATAAAACTTATGTTTTTTATGCCTCCAACCACGAAGGTGGTGCACCCGGGCTTTATCGCACGACCATTGAGCCTTTTGAAGCCAATAAAACAGAAAAAGTTGCCGATGGAGGTGATTACTCCATTATCTCGGCAGGAGATAAATTTTTCGTTTTATCAAGAGGGGTAATTAACAAATACAGCTTAGAAAGCAACAAGCTTGATCGGGTAGATCATGGTTATAAATTTACCAGAAACCTCAATGCAGAATTTAATCAGATGTTTTACGAAACCTGGGTAGGTTTGGATGAAAATTTCTATGATGAAAAATTTCATGGTGTAGATTGGGATAAAATGAGGACACGTTACGCCGCTTATTTACCTTATGTGAACAACCGTAGTGACCTGAGGATTTTATTGAACGATATGTTGGGCGAACTGAATTCTTCGCACATGGGCTTTAACAGTGCAGGGGCAGAGGAACGCAAAAACCTTACTTACATCACCAACGAAACAGGGATTATCTTCGATAATGAAAACCCTTTAAAAGTTGAACGTATTGCCGCTAAAAGTAACGCTGCCCGTACCGGGACTAATATTTTGGCAGGAGATATTTTAACAGAAGTAAACGGTGTTAAAGTAGATGAAAAAATAGACCGCGATTATTATTTTAGTAAACCATCGTTGGATAGAGAAATGACGCTGACCTTTAAACGTAATGGGAAAGATGTTTTCGTAAACGTACATCCGGAAAGCTCAGGTACTTTGCGTGGAAACCTTTACGATGAATGGATCACTCAAAATCATAAAAATGTTGATAAATGGAGCAACAACCGGATTGCTTATTCTTATATGAAAAACATGGGTGGTGGTGAACTGGAAACTTTCTTGCTGGATATGGTTGCGCAAGAAGAAAATAAGGAAGCCATTATCCTCGATCTGCGTTATAATACCGGAGGAAATGTACATGATGACGTGCTAAAATTCCTTTCTCAGCGCCCTTATCTGCAATGGAAATACCGAGGTGGTAAAATGGCTCCACAAAGTAATTTTGGTCCGGCAGCGAAGCCGATTGTATTGTTGATTAATGAACAATCTTTAAGTGATGCTGAAATGACGGCTGCAGGTTTTAAGCAATTAAAACTGGGTAAGATTATCGGTACCGAAACATACCGCTGGATTATTTTTACTTCGGCAAAAGGTTTGGTTGATGGTTCTTCTTACCGTTTACCATCCTGGGGTTGTTATACCATGGATGGCAAAAACATCGAAAAAGAAGGTGTTAAGCCAGATATCTTCGTTAAAAATACTTTTGAAGACCGCCTGGCAGATAAAGATCCTCAACTTGAAAAAGCCGTAGCAGAGATCCTGAAGGATTTGAAATAA
- a CDS encoding methyltransferase type 12, with protein sequence MANLLTNRAFWVNYWESKKGLAVQLPSNYLFHQQLADVIQQNNVKTAIELGGFPGYYAVFLKKYFKLDVTLLDYFVHPPVVNELLEMNSLTEKDIHIIETDLFNYTPEKQYDLVLSCGLIEHFNDTADIINRHIAFVKPGGTLFITLPNFKAVNGWFQKNFDRENYDKHNIDSMDPALLKSICEQTGLKEVKSGYFGRFSVWLENESQKSAGVRLFKKAVWLTGKVFTKIIPFESKNLSPYIILVAKKI encoded by the coding sequence ATGGCAAATTTATTAACCAACAGGGCTTTTTGGGTAAATTATTGGGAAAGTAAAAAAGGACTAGCGGTTCAGTTACCTTCAAACTATTTATTTCATCAGCAACTGGCAGATGTTATTCAGCAAAATAATGTTAAAACGGCCATCGAATTGGGCGGTTTCCCTGGTTATTATGCCGTGTTCCTAAAAAAATATTTCAAACTTGATGTTACCCTTTTAGATTATTTTGTGCATCCACCGGTTGTAAATGAGCTTTTAGAAATGAACAGCTTAACCGAAAAGGATATCCACATCATAGAAACTGATCTTTTTAATTACACGCCCGAAAAGCAGTACGATCTGGTACTAAGCTGCGGTTTAATCGAACATTTTAACGATACTGCCGATATTATTAACCGTCATATTGCTTTCGTAAAACCAGGAGGTACTTTGTTTATCACGTTGCCAAATTTTAAGGCGGTTAACGGCTGGTTTCAAAAGAATTTCGACAGGGAAAATTATGATAAACACAATATCGATAGCATGGATCCTGCTCTATTGAAATCCATCTGCGAGCAGACCGGACTTAAAGAAGTAAAATCGGGCTATTTTGGCCGTTTTAGTGTGTGGTTGGAAAATGAAAGTCAGAAATCGGCGGGTGTTCGCCTGTTTAAGAAGGCCGTTTGGTTAACCGGAAAAGTATTTACAAAGATTATCCCATTCGAAAGCAAAAATCTATCACCTTATATTATCTTAGTAGCGAAAAAAATATAA